One part of the Arachidicoccus terrestris genome encodes these proteins:
- a CDS encoding dienelactone hydrolase family protein, translating to MTKPENQRRQAGTGHGPVHPSAVQTEEIRQEVFDLYDDYAHSRITRKDFVQKLSIYAVGGLTVPALMSFLMPDYKGAVEIHADDPRIDSAYIYYESPKGGGRIKALLCIPKDVKGKVGGVVVVHENRGLNPYIEEVARKLAIEGFVSIAPDALTPLGGYPGNDDEGRAMQAKRNKEEMLEDFIAAYYFLKDQKNCNGKVGVVGFCFGGGIANLMAVHIPTLAAAVPFYGGQPPLDEVKQIQAPLLIQYAGLDTRVNAGWPAYEAALKENHKKYQVFIYPDVNHGFHNNTTPRFNRPAADLAWKRTIDFFRLYTK from the coding sequence ATGACAAAACCTGAAAATCAACGACGTCAGGCCGGAACCGGACATGGCCCGGTGCATCCATCAGCCGTTCAAACGGAAGAAATTAGACAGGAGGTCTTTGATCTTTATGATGATTACGCGCATAGCCGTATCACCAGGAAGGATTTTGTGCAAAAGCTGTCCATTTATGCAGTAGGTGGTTTGACCGTTCCTGCTTTAATGAGTTTTCTGATGCCTGATTACAAAGGCGCTGTAGAAATCCATGCAGACGACCCCAGGATAGACAGTGCGTATATCTACTACGAATCCCCGAAAGGAGGAGGGCGCATAAAAGCCTTGCTTTGCATACCAAAAGACGTCAAAGGGAAAGTCGGAGGTGTTGTGGTTGTCCATGAAAACCGAGGGTTGAATCCCTATATTGAAGAGGTGGCCAGAAAACTGGCCATTGAAGGATTCGTGAGCATCGCCCCGGACGCGCTCACACCACTGGGCGGTTACCCGGGCAATGATGATGAAGGCCGGGCGATGCAGGCAAAGCGAAATAAGGAAGAGATGCTGGAAGACTTCATCGCAGCCTATTATTTTCTCAAGGATCAAAAAAACTGCAATGGGAAAGTAGGCGTGGTCGGATTTTGCTTTGGAGGAGGGATCGCCAATCTAATGGCCGTACATATTCCTACGCTGGCAGCTGCGGTGCCGTTTTACGGCGGTCAGCCGCCACTTGACGAAGTCAAACAGATCCAGGCGCCGTTACTGATCCAGTATGCCGGTCTGGATACCCGCGTGAATGCCGGCTGGCCGGCATATGAAGCTGCGCTTAAGGAAAACCATAAAAAATACCAGGTTTTTATATATCCGGATGTCAATCATGGATTCCATAATAATACGACGCCCCGGTTCAACAGGCCAGCAGCTGATTTGGCCTGGAAACGGACGATTGATTTTTTCAGATTATATACAAAATGA
- a CDS encoding sensor histidine kinase produces MKTALGFNWKILLVLVALAIVTGSLFYSRYLSRKLGKIEKQRVETWVEAQRTIAGATEETNLNLAVKISSENKDIPIIETTANDSITGNYLNLDSANVAGNPAYLSSKLNAFKKMHPPIILTLDQDASQSLRYYYGESRLQRELRYFPLIQLLIVGLFIIVLFVGQRIANKSAQNRLWVGMAKETAHQLGTPLTSLEGWVEILKNAYEENVSLQQGGKKLQIVREMDADIARLKLISDRFAKIGSTPKLEPADLAVQVEKMVAYIKKRAGGKVQFSVVKEQLPYQAAICAPLMDWVIENLLKNALDAMNGTGQIQATLLKNDRQVIIDIQDSGKGIPHSQFKKVFHAGFTTKKRGWGLGLALTKRIVEEYHHGTIVVRHSELGKGSIFRIILPCANL; encoded by the coding sequence ATGAAGACTGCCCTCGGTTTTAATTGGAAAATACTATTGGTACTGGTTGCCCTGGCAATCGTCACCGGCAGTCTTTTTTATTCAAGATACCTTTCCCGGAAACTGGGCAAAATAGAAAAACAGCGAGTCGAGACCTGGGTAGAGGCACAAAGAACCATTGCAGGAGCGACAGAAGAAACCAACCTTAATCTGGCAGTCAAGATCTCCTCAGAGAATAAAGATATTCCCATTATAGAGACAACTGCCAACGACAGTATTACCGGTAATTACCTGAATCTGGACAGCGCGAATGTCGCCGGCAATCCGGCTTATTTGTCATCTAAGCTCAATGCATTCAAAAAAATGCATCCGCCAATTATTCTGACACTGGATCAGGATGCCAGTCAATCCCTGCGTTATTATTACGGGGAAAGCCGGCTGCAAAGAGAACTGCGGTATTTTCCCTTGATCCAGTTACTCATTGTCGGTTTATTTATTATTGTATTATTTGTTGGACAGCGGATCGCGAATAAAAGCGCTCAAAACCGTCTCTGGGTGGGTATGGCTAAGGAAACTGCTCACCAATTGGGTACTCCGCTGACCAGCCTGGAAGGCTGGGTTGAGATACTCAAAAATGCCTATGAAGAAAATGTTTCATTGCAACAAGGCGGGAAAAAACTACAGATTGTCCGGGAAATGGATGCGGATATCGCCCGGCTTAAACTGATCAGTGACCGGTTTGCCAAGATCGGCAGTACGCCCAAGCTGGAGCCGGCAGATCTGGCTGTGCAAGTGGAAAAAATGGTGGCTTATATAAAAAAGAGGGCCGGGGGCAAAGTACAATTTAGCGTCGTCAAAGAACAGTTGCCTTACCAGGCGGCTATCTGTGCACCGCTAATGGACTGGGTCATAGAAAATCTGCTAAAAAATGCACTCGATGCCATGAACGGAACGGGGCAGATCCAGGCGACCCTGCTCAAGAATGACCGGCAGGTGATCATTGATATTCAGGACAGCGGAAAAGGTATCCCTCACAGCCAGTTTAAGAAGGTTTTCCACGCAGGATTTACTACCAAAAAAAGGGGCTGGGGGCTGGGTTTGGCGCTTACCAAGCGTATTGTAGAGGAGTATCATCACGGAACGATCGTTGTCAGGCACAGTGAACTGGGTAAAGGATCCATCTTTCGTATTATATTGCCATGTGCTAATCTTTGA
- the cysD gene encoding sulfate adenylyltransferase subunit CysD, translating into MSNYQLDYLDQLESESIHIFREVAGQFEKPALLFSGGKDSITLVHLALKAFRPGKFPFPLVHIDTGHNFPEALAFRDQLAEELGEQLIVRKVEDTIKAKHLTEQKGKFASRNQLQTFTLLDTIEEFGFDACIGGARRDEEKARAKERIFSVRDDFGQWNPKLQRPELWHTYNGKIHKGENVRVFPISNWTELDIWNYIKRENIALPSVYFSHEREVLEYQNALIAVSPYIQIEENDKISTRRVRYRTVGDMTCTAAVASEAYSVDDIISEITATRTSERGETRIDDRFSEAAMEDRKKNGYF; encoded by the coding sequence ATGAGTAACTATCAACTGGATTATTTGGATCAACTAGAGTCAGAGTCCATCCATATTTTTCGTGAAGTAGCGGGGCAGTTTGAAAAGCCGGCCTTACTGTTTAGCGGCGGTAAGGATTCCATTACATTAGTCCACCTGGCCCTCAAGGCATTTCGGCCGGGGAAATTCCCCTTTCCTTTAGTACATATTGATACCGGACATAATTTTCCGGAAGCATTAGCTTTCAGGGACCAGCTGGCAGAAGAGTTAGGAGAGCAACTGATTGTCCGTAAAGTCGAGGATACGATCAAGGCGAAGCACCTGACAGAACAAAAAGGCAAGTTTGCTTCCAGAAATCAGCTACAGACGTTCACCTTATTAGACACGATTGAAGAATTTGGATTTGATGCCTGTATCGGAGGTGCCCGGAGGGATGAGGAAAAAGCCCGCGCCAAAGAACGAATCTTCTCTGTAAGGGATGATTTTGGCCAGTGGAACCCCAAACTGCAACGTCCTGAACTCTGGCATACCTATAACGGTAAGATCCATAAAGGAGAGAATGTGCGGGTATTCCCGATCAGCAACTGGACGGAGCTGGATATCTGGAATTATATTAAAAGAGAAAACATCGCGCTTCCGTCCGTGTATTTCTCGCATGAAAGAGAGGTGTTGGAATATCAAAATGCATTGATCGCCGTTTCTCCATATATCCAGATCGAAGAGAACGACAAGATCTCCACCCGCAGGGTGCGCTATCGTACGGTTGGAGATATGACCTGTACAGCTGCCGTCGCTTCCGAGGCTTATAGTGTAGACGATATCATTAGTGAGATTACCGCTACCCGGACCAGTGAACGTGGAGAAACCAGGATCGATGACCGTTTCTCTGAAGCCGCCATGGAAGACAGAAAAAAGAACGGCTACTTTTAA
- a CDS encoding phosphoadenylyl-sulfate reductase, translating to MANNWDLLAYKIGGLSEVDALRLLAETYPGEVVFSSSFSFEDQAITHMILSEGLPIEIFTLDTGRLFKETYSVWSSTNERYHTHIKPYYPAHAALESFVEQEGPNAFYISPELRKQCCFLRKVEPLGRALKGKKVWITGLRAEHSANRQGMDQLEWDGSHELLKFHPILHWTTEQTRAYINQHNIPYNSLHDKGFVSIGCEPCTRAIRAGEDFRAGRWWWEDNSKKECGLHVHS from the coding sequence ATGGCGAACAATTGGGATTTATTAGCCTATAAAATTGGTGGACTAAGTGAGGTGGACGCATTGCGTCTGCTGGCTGAGACCTACCCTGGTGAAGTTGTTTTCTCCAGTAGTTTCAGTTTTGAGGATCAGGCTATCACCCATATGATCTTGTCAGAGGGATTGCCTATTGAGATTTTCACGTTAGATACCGGCAGGCTTTTCAAAGAAACCTATTCTGTATGGAGTAGTACCAATGAAAGGTATCATACCCATATTAAACCTTATTATCCGGCCCATGCCGCACTGGAGTCCTTCGTAGAACAGGAAGGCCCCAATGCCTTTTATATTTCCCCCGAACTCCGTAAACAGTGTTGTTTTCTTAGAAAGGTTGAACCGCTGGGCAGGGCACTTAAAGGCAAAAAAGTCTGGATCACCGGACTCAGAGCCGAGCATTCCGCCAATAGACAGGGTATGGATCAACTGGAATGGGACGGTTCACACGAATTATTAAAATTCCATCCGATCCTGCATTGGACGACAGAACAGACCCGGGCCTATATCAACCAACACAATATTCCCTACAATAGCCTTCACGATAAAGGCTTTGTGAGTATCGGATGTGAACCCTGTACCAGGGCCATCAGAGCCGGAGAGGATTTCAGAGCCGGCAGATGGTGGTGGGAAGATAACAGCAAAAAGGAATGCGGCCTTCATGTCCATTCTTAA